In Hypomesus transpacificus isolate Combined female chromosome 4, fHypTra1, whole genome shotgun sequence, the following are encoded in one genomic region:
- the LOC124467435 gene encoding nuclear inhibitor of protein phosphatase 1-like: protein MMKNGYGYSGKGHGYNQSQGGFTRFQTRVNTKSLAALQILPCTVSQLLSATESNDVFIIGDTEINQVSLVGIITRTLSSNTSILYSMDDMSGPPMNVKLWADTENPYVEEAMVLPGTYVKVSGTLRTFQGRRSLVASNIRRLQDMNQITSHMMEVVHAHMQLGGMAYDVNRVGDKLNSSADYAVSGVNQRSLDGGHSAVHTETCGLTTRQNQVLNMVKCCLAREGISLQDLSRRLGFLSMSVIRLALKFLLNEGHIFSTIDEEHFKAIENSANMAASTNTPTFDCPSWAGKPPPGLHLDVVKGDKLVEKLIIDEKKYYLFGRNPDMCDFTIDHQSCSRVHSALVYHRHLKRVFLIDLNSTHGTFLGRIRLEPHKPQQVPIDSTMSFGASTRVYTLREKPQTQASTVPGEAKAGEDEELKGLLGLPEEETELENLTEFNTAHNKRISTLTIEEGNLDIQRPKRKRRSSRVSFSEEEEVINPEDVDPSVGRFRNMIQTAVVPIKKRKMEGHAALRLDDTVARRVQNFPFSGGLYGDLPPTSHEAVNHPAGAQGGTTILGALPLLFPNPAPEVDLTPTSAQPLVTLNPIPAPGPYTAEPLNEPRKKKYAKEAWPGKKPTPSLLI, encoded by the exons ATGATGAAGAACG GGTACGGCTACTCTGGAAAGGGACATGGGTACAACCAGTCCCAAGGTGGTTTCACCCGCTTTCAAACTAGGGTGAACACAAAG AGCCTGGCTGCCCTTCAGATTCTGCCGTGCACAGTCTCTCAGCTCTTGTCAGCCACGGAATCAAACGATGTCTTTATCATTGGAGACACTGAAATTAACCAG GTATCTCTGGTGGGTATCATAACGAGAACTCTTTCTTCTAACACCAGCATCTTATACTCAATGGATGACATGTCTGGGCCACCTATGAATGTAAAGCTGTGGGCCGACACTGAG AACCCATATGTGGAGGAGGCAATGGTTCTTCCAGGAACATATGTGAAAGTCTCAGGAACCCTACGTACCTTTCAG GGTCGAAGGTCTTTAGTAGCCTCTAATATACGTCGTCTTCAAGACATGAATCAGATCACTTCCCACATGATGGAGGTGGTGCACGCCCACATGCAACTCGGAGGCATGGCTTATGATGTG AACCGGGTGGGTGATAAACTGAATTCCAGTGCTGATTATGCTGTGTCTGGGGTGAACCAGCGCAGCTTGGATGGAGGACACTCTGCTGTCCACACAGAGACATGTGGCTTAACCACCCGTCAGAACCAG GTTTTGAACATGGTTAAGTGCTGCTTAGCCCGTGAAGGCATCAGTTTACAGGACCTTTCGAGGAGACTTGGGTTCCTCAGCATGAGCGTTATAAG GCTGGCTTTGAAGTTTCTGCTTAACGAAGGTCACATATTCTCTACTATTGACGAGGAGCACTTCAAGGCCATAGAAAACAGTG ccaat ATGGcagcaagcacaaacacacctactTTTGACTGCCCGTCATG GGCAGGGAAACCTCCTCCAGGACTTCATCTGGATGTGGTGAAGGGAGACAAACTGGTGGAG AAGCTAATCATTGATGAGAAGAAATACTACCTGTTTGGAAGAAACCCGGACATGTGTGACTTCACGATAGACCACCAGTCTTGTTCTCGAGTCCACTCAGCTCTAGTCTACCACAGGCACCTCAAGAGGGTCTTCCTCATCGACCTCAACAGCA CTCATGGGACCTTTCTAGGTCGCATCCGTCTGGAGCCCCACAAGCCCCAGCAGGTCCCCATTGACTCCACCATGTCGTTTGGGGCATCCACGCGTGTCTACACCTTGAGGGAGAagccccagacccaggccaGTACCGTGCCAGGGGAGGCCAAGGCTGGCGAGGATGAGGAGCTGAAAGGCTTGCTGGGACTGCCTGAGGAGGAAACCGAACTGGAG AACTTGACAGAGTTTAACACAGCCCACAACAAGCGCATCTCTACTCTCACTATCGAGGAGGGCAACCTGGACATCCAGAGAcccaagaggaagaggagaagctcCCGGGTGTCCTtcagtgaagaagaggaggtcaTCAACCCAG AGGATGTCGACCCGTCAGTGGGGCGCTTCAGGAACATGATCCAGACTGCTGTTGTCCCCATCAAG AAAAGGAAGATGGAGGGGCATGCTGCTTTGAGGCTGGACGACACTGTGGCACGAAGAGTGCAGAACTTCCCCTTTAGTGGGGGTCTATATGGAGATCTTCCACCCACCAGTCATGAGGCCGTGAACCACCCAGCTGGAGCCCAGGGAGGAACCACCATTTTGGGggccctccccctgctcttccCTAACCCTGCCCCGGAGGTGGACCTGACCCCTACCTCGGCACAGCCTCTTGTCACCCTTAACCCCATCCCTGCACCAGGACCTTACACAGCTGAACCTTTAAACGAGCCGCGCAAGAAGAAATATGCCAAGGAGGCGTGGCCTGGGAAGAAGCCCACACCTTCTCTGCTGATATAG
- the pdik1l gene encoding serine/threonine-protein kinase pdik1l, with amino-acid sequence MVSSQPKYELIQEVGRGSYGVVYEAAVKRTGARVAVKKIRCHSPENVELALREFWALSSIQSQHPNVIHLEECVLQRDELAQRMSHGSSSPLYLELVETSLKGEITFDPCCAYYLWFVMDFCDGGDMNAYLLSRKPSRKTNTSFMLQLGSALAFLHRNQIIHRDLKPDNILISQGCTAAGSPEPTLKVADFGLSKVCSTSGLNPEEPASVNKCFLSTACGTDFYMAPEVWEGHYTAKADIFALGIIIWAMVERITFVDVETQKELLGSYVQQGEEIVPLGEALLENPKMELLIPARKKSMNAGMKQLIRDMLSANPQERPDAFELELRLVRIACRELDWDT; translated from the exons atggtGAGCAGCCAGCCGAAGTACGAGCTGATCCAGGAGGTGGGCCGCGGCAGCTACGGTGTGGTGTATGAGGCGGCGGTAAAACGCACCGGCGCCCGTGTGGCCGTCAAGAAGATCCGCTGCCACTCGCCGGAGAACGTGGAGCTGGCCCTCCGCGAGTTCTGGGCCCTGAGCAGCATCCAGAGCCAGCACCCCAATGTCATCCACCTGGAGGAGTGTGTGCTGCAGAGGGACGAGTTAGCCCAAAGGATGAGCCATGGCTCCAGCTCTCCACTCTACCTGGAG TTGGTGGAGACATCTCTGAAAGGCGAGATCACCTTTGACCCCTGCTGTGCCTACTACCTGTGGTTTGTCATGGACTTCTGTGACGGTGGAGACATGAACGCATACCTGCTGTCCCGCAAGCCCAGCAGGAAGACCAACACCAGCTTCATGCTCCAGCTGGGCAGCGCCCTGGCCTTCCTGCACCGCAACCAGATCATCCACCGCGACCTCAAGCCTGACAACATCCTCATCTCCCAGGGCTGCACGGCAGCCGGCTCCCCTGAGCCCACCCTCAAGGTAGCAGACTTTGGCTTGAGCAAGGTGTGCTCTACCTCGGGCCTCAACCCAGAGGAGCCGGCCAGCGTCAACAAATGCTTCCTGTCGACGGCCTGTGGCACGGACTTCTACATGGCGCCGGAGGTGTGGGAGGGCCACTACACTGCCAAGGCTGACATCTTCGCCCTGGGCATCATCATCTGGGCCATGGTGGAGCGCATCACCTTCGTGGATGTGGAGACCCAGAAGGAGCTGCTGGGCAGCTATGTGCAACAGGGGGAGGAGATCGTCCCCCTGGGGGAGGCTCTGCTGGAGAACCCCAAGATGGAGCTGCTCATCCCAGCCAGGAAGAAGAGCATGAACGCCGGCATGAAGCAGCTCATCAGAGATATGCTTTCAGCCAACCCTCAGGAGCGGCCCGACGCCTTCGAACTGGAGCTCAGACTGGTCCGGATCGCCTGCAGGGAGCTGGACTGGGACACGTGA